GATGCTCGCCGCGCTGCTCGGCGTCGGACAGGTGACGTTCATGTCGAAGCTGGAATTCTCCGGTGCCACCGCTCGCTGCACCCGCGAGACCGATGCCGGCATCGAGACGCTCAGCGTCGCGCTGCCTGCCGTGCTCACGGCCGATCTGCGCCTGAACGAGCCCCGCTACGTTTCGCTCCCCGGCATCATGAAGGCGAAGAAGAAGCCGCTCGAGGAAACGGCCTTCGACGCGCTCGGCGTCACCGCCGCGAGCCGCACGAAGGTCTTGAAACTTGAGAAACCCGCCGGCCGCAAAGCCGGCGTGAAAGTGAAGACCGTGGACGAGCTCATCGCGAAACTCCGCGACGAGGCGAAGGTGCTGTAATTTCTGTTGGTTCCGGTAGGGGCGCTTGTCCTCAAGCGCCCATCACACGCGGCAAATGGCATGCCCGAGGGGGCAACGGCCCCTACCATCGCACGCGACTACGACGGACGAGGGACGCGCTTTCGCAGCACGGCTCTACTCCGGCCCGAAGGCTTGGATGCCGGTCTGGGCGCGGCCGAGGATCAGCGCGTGGATGTCGTGTGTGCCTTCGTAGGTGTTCACTGACTCCAGATTCATCACGTGGCGGATGACGTGGAATTCGTCCACGATGCCGTTGCCGCCGTGCATGTCGCGGGCGAGGCGCGCGATCTCGAGGGCCTTGCCGCAGGAGTTGCGCTTGATGAGCGACACCATCTCCGGCGTGGCGCGGCCTTCGTCCATCAGGCGGCCGACGCGCAGCGCGCCCTGGAGCGCGAGCGCGATTTCGGTCTGCATGTTGGCGAGTTTGAGTTGAATGAGCTGCGTGGCGGCGAGCGGGCGGCCGAATTGTTTACGGTCGAGCGTGTATTGCCGCGCGGCGTGCCAGCAGAATTCCGCCGCGCCGAGCGCGCCCCACGCGATGCCGTAGCGCGCTTTGGTGAGGCAGCCGAGCGGACCTTTCAGGCCTTTCACGTTCGGGAGGAGGTTTGCGTCGGGGACGAACACGTCGTCCATCATGATCATGCCAGTGGGCGAGGCGCGGAGGGAGAATTTACCCTCGATCTTCGGCGCGGTGAGGCCGGCCATGCCTTTTTCGAGAATGAAGCCGCGTATCTCGCCGTCGTCGTCTTTCGCCCAGACAACGAAGACGTCGGCGATGGGCGAGTTGGTGATCCAGGTTTTCGCGCCGCTCAGTTTGAAGCCGCCTTCGGTGCGGCGCGCGCGGGTGGACATGCTGCCGGGATCGGAGCCGGAACCCGGCTCGGTGAGGCCGAAGCAGCCGACGAGCTCGCCTTTCGCGAGGCGCGGCAGGAATTTTTGCCGCTGTTCCTCGGAGCCGTAGGCGTGGATGGGGAACATCACGAGCGACGACTGCACGCTCATCACGGAGCGGTAGCCGGAGTCCACGCGCTCCACCTCGCGCGCGATAAGGCCGTAGGCGACGTAGCTGACGCCGGCGCAATCGTAGCCCTGGATCGTGGCGCCGAGCAGACCGAGTTCGCCGAAGCCGGAGATGATGCCGCGGTCGAATTTCTCGTGGCGGTTCGCCTCGATGATGCCGGGCATGAGCTGGCCCTGGCAAAAATCGCGGGCGGAATCGCGCACCATGCGCTCCTCTTCGGTGAGCTGGTCTTCGAGCAGGAACGGATCTTCCCAACGGAACGACGGCTTCTTGGCGGGGGTGGTCATGGGGAGGCCGCTAAACTATGACGCGTAGTGCGGCGCGCAATGCAACTTCCGCAAACTAGCCGAAGGTCGGGGAATTGTCTGCGATCAGGTTCTCACGTGGCGCACCCGGCGAAGCTGTTGGCCGTGGCAGCGCGGGTGAGCGCCTCCGTCTTCAGTCGCGCGATGGTCGCGGCATGCGCCTCGTCGCCGTGGGGACATCGGCGGTCGCCGGATGCACTCGGCCACGAAGTGGATCGATGACTGGCAGGCTAACCGAAAATCGGGTTCCACCGTCGGCCGGGTGCTTGCACGCGCGCGTTGCGCTCCGGAGCGCGACCAAGGTCGCGGCCTACCGCTGCGGCAACGGGCGTTTTCGGGAAGACTCTACTCACACTCAGCGCGTGGCGCGGTAGGCGTCGATCACGGGGTAATCGGCTGCGGCGAGGTCGTAGGTGGCGAGGTCGTCGAGTTTGGCCCAAGCCAGGGCGACGTGTTCGTGCGGGTGCGGTGCGGGCGAGCCGGACGCGAGGCGGCAGACGAAAGGGATCATCTCGATCACGACGCGGCCGTAGTCGTGCGTGAAGCGCGGCAGCGCGCGGGCGATCGCGATTTCGCAGCCGAGCTCCTCGCGGATTTCGCGCACGATCGCGGTGGCGGGATCTTCGCCGGGCTCGACTTTCCCGCCGGCGAATTCCCATTTCAGCGCGAGCAGTTTTCCCGGCGGACGCTGCGCGAGGAGGACGAGGCCGTCTTTTTCGATGACCGCGCAAACGACTGGAACAGGCTGGTTCACGCGAGGTTTTGAACCGGTCCCGAGCGCGTGCTGCAACTTTTCTCGGTAGTGCCGTGTTCTTGGATCACCATGAAAACTTTCCTCAAAGTCCTCCTCGCCGCGGTCCTTCTCATCGTGGCGATCAAGTTGAGCCCGATCCTCTTCGTCGCCGCGCTGGCCGGCCTGATTGCCGCGGCCGTGTTGGGCGCGGTCGGCATTTCCCTCCTCGCGGCGCTGGTCGCGGTGGTCATCGCCTTCGCCGTCGCGCTGTCGCCGATCTGGATTCCGGTCCTGTGCGTGATCGGTCTCGTCAGCCTCTTCCGCCGCAACGGCAACACGACTCCGACGCCGCCGCCCGCGGCGAATGTCCCGCCGCCAATTCCGGCCTGATTTTTCAAGCAACAGGGGTAAAGCAACAGGCGGCGGCTCTTCGGAGCCGCCGCTTCTGTTTGTTCACGTTCCTTGATTCCGGCACCGCGGCCTGCCTGACTGCGCGCGTGTCGAAATCGAAAACCAGCTCCGCGTCGCCGGTGTCGCGCATCAGTTTTGTCGGACGGAGCAGCGGTGCGGTCAAAAATCTCGGCGGTTTTCGCAAGCAGCACCACACGCTGCCGGACGCGGTGAACGCGGCGACGTCAGCGTTTCTCGCGAAGCTTTGCGCGAGCGAATTGGCGGACGAGGGCGAGGCGATGTTTCAGCGGGTGCGCGCGGCGCTTGGCTACAAACGCGCGGAGTTGGCGCTCGATGTAGCGAGTCCGCATGCGGTGCTGACGGCGAAGGATTTTGTTTTTGAGATCGCCTATGCGCTTGAGGAGCGCGCGCCGGCAGAATTTGTCGTCACGCGAACGCTGCATGACGTGAAGTCGCAGGAAATGCTGGAGCGGACGGAGCTGGACGAGCTGTTCGCGGATGCGTTCGACGGGATCGTGTTCGGACTCGGCAAGGGCGTGAGCGTCGAGGGAGTAATCGACGCGGTGGAGGAGTTGCCGGGCGGCGCGGCGTTGACCGTGACGTATCCGTCGAATTGCGCGCACTGCGTGTTGCGCGTCGAGGGCGTCGCGGCGGAAGTAATCTGCGACGGCACGACGCTGGAGATGCGTTTCCCGAAGAACGGCTCGCCGCGCGAGCTGGCGCGGGAGTTTCTGACGGTGCGCGCGGCCTTTGCGCTGACGAAGAAACGTGCGCTGGCAGGACTGATTTGAGTCCGCGCGATCGGAGGGGCCCGCGAATTGCGCGAATCGGCGCGAATTTCCGGGAATCGGCGGCGGAGTGTTGGTCGGGCTTGTAGGGGCTGGCGTTCGCGTGCCGAAATGGGCGCGGCGACGGGCTGAGCTCATTCGCGTCGATGCGCGAAATTCGCGGGCGACTGCTTGGAAAAAGAAAACGGCGCCCGTTGCGGGGCGCCGTGGGAGTAAGAGAAAGAGGAAAGATACCTCTTACTTGATCATCTCGGCCACGAAGGCGCGCTCTTCGACGAGTTCCTTGTTCGTCGCGGCGAGCTTGGACTTCGCGAAGTCGTCCATCGCGTAGCCGGTGATGACTTCGTAGCTGCCGGGGGTCGTCGTGCGGACGGGCATGCCGGCCCAGACTTCGGGGTCGAAGCCGTAGAGGCCGTTCGATTTCACGGCGATCGAGTGGATGGCGCCGGGCGTGACGAGCGAGCGGACGTGATCGACGAGGGCGTTGGCGGCGGAGGCGGCCGAGGAGGCGCCGCGGGCGGCGATGATGGCGGCGCCGCGTTTGCCGACGGTTTCGCAGAAGGGGCCTTGGAGCCAGGCGTCGTCGTTGATGACGGCGGCGGCGGGTTTGCCGGAGATCGTCGCGTGGGCGAAGGCCGGGAACATGGTCGGGCTGTGATTGCCGTAGATGAAGATGTCTTTGACCTCGGTGAGGTCGACGCCGGCTTTCTTGGCGAGCTGGGTCTGGGCGCGGTTCTGGTCGAGGCGCACCATGGCGGTGAAGCGGTCGGCCGGGAGGCGCTTGGCCTGCGAGGCGGCGATCATGCAGTTCGTGTTCGCCGGGTTGCCGACGACGGCGATGCGAGCATCGGCGGCGGCGACGGCGTCGATGATGCGGCCCTGTTCGATGAAGATCTTGCCGTTGTCCTTGAGGAGGTCGGCGCGTTCCATGCCGGGGCCGCGGGGTTTGGCGCCGACGAGGAGGCACCAGTTGGCGTCCTTGAAGCCGACGGAGGCGTCGGAGGTCTGCACGATGCCCTTGAGGAGCGGGAAGGCGCAGTCGTCGAGCTCCATGGCGACGCCTTCGAGGGCCTTGAGGGCTTTCTCAATGGGGGCTTCGATGAGTTGGAGGATGACCGGCTGGTCGGGGCCGAACATCGCGCCCGAGGCGATGCGGAACAGGAGTGAGTAACCGATTTGGCCGGCGGCGCCGGTGACTGCGACACGAATAGGGGCTTTCATAGAGAGGGCGGGCAGTTAACCACGAATCGCGCGAAAAACACGCGCGAAGTTTATCGGCGCGGCGAGTTTAGCCGTCATGGGGCGCTGGCCAACGGAACTACTTTGTGCGGGCGAAAGTGCGTCAAGGTCGCGGGCGGCGGCGTGCGAGTGGGCGTCGCTGCGTCGATCGGTGGGGCAGAGCGGCGTTGCGGGCGGGCGCGCAGCTCTGGCGCGTGCAAGCACGCTGCCTACGGGGCCGGCTGGCGGGGACACTCAGGCGAATCGGGGCGCGAGGGCGGCGTGGATTTCCCGGACGAGACGCTCAGTGGTGTCCCAGTCGATGCAGCCGTCGGTGATGGAGACGCCGTAGCGGAGTTTGTCCAAGGGTTGGGGGAAGGGCTGGTTGCCGGCGCCGAGGTTGCTCTCGACCATCGCGCCCATGATGGAGGTGTTGCCGGCGGCGATCTGCTCGAGGACGGCGCGGAGCACGTCGGGCTGTAGCTCGGGTTTCTTGGCGGAGTTGTCGTGCGAGCAGTCGACGAGGATGGATTTCGGGAGCTTGGCGGCGGCGAGGAGATGCTCGGTGCGCGCGATGTGCTCGGGCGAGAAATTCGGGCCGGACGTGCCGCCGCGGAGGACGACGTGGCAATTCGGGTTGCCGCGCGTGACGATGACGGAGGACGCGCCGTCGAGGTTGATGCCGAGGAAGGTCTGCGGATGCGCGGCGGCGCGGATGGCGTTGATCGCGGTCTGGATGGAGCCGTCGGTCCCGTTTTTGAAGCCGAGGGGCATCGAGAGGCCGGAGGCCATTTGGCGATGCGTCTGGGATTCAGCGGTGCGGGCACCGATGGCGGACCAGCAGATGAGATCCGCGATGTATTGCGGGGTGATCGGATCGAGGAGCTCGGTGGCGGTCGGGAGGCCGAGGTCGAGGACATCGCGGAGGAAGGTGCGGGCGAGGCGCAGGCCGGCGGCGATGTCGTGCGAGCCGTCGAGGTGCGGGTCCATGATCAGGCCCTTCCAGCCGACGGTGGTGCGGGGTTTTTCAAAATAGACGCGCATCACGATCAGGATGCGGTCAGAGACCTGGCGAGAAAGGGTGGCGAGCCGGCGGGCGTAGTCGCGGCCGGCTTCGGGGTCGTGGATGGAGCACGGGCCGACGACGAAGAGGAAGCGGCGGTCGTCGGTGAAGATTACCCGATGGATGTCCTCGCGGGCGCGGGCGATCAGTTCGGATTGCGCGTCGGTCTTGGGGAGCTCCGCCAAGAGTTGGGCGGGCGAGGGTAGCGTGCGGGTTTCGAGGACGTTGATGTCCGAGGTGCGTTGCATGCGAGAGGGCCAGATTGGCGGGGTTTGCTCGCGGCGGGCAATGGGGGGCTGAGCTTTTGACAGGAAAAGAAAAGGCGGGCCGCCTACCCCTAAGCGGCCCGCCATTGCTTTCTTAGTTACCCCAAAACTCCCGCTAGGCGGGAGAAGCGAAAAGTGAGATTGCTTACGAGGTAGTTTGTTCCGACCTTCCGTCAAATCAAACGGTGGTCATTTGGTGAAAGTCACTTGTCCGCCACAATTAACGCATGGACCCCCGGTCGACCAACGTAGCTCTGCAAACGTTATCAGTCAGGGACTTGGAAGTCGCATCAGCCACGCTCCGCATAAGAGGCCCTGATTCTAATACGTTCCTTCAGGGGCAGTTCACCCAAGATCTCCGGAAGCCGGTTGGCGCGGTCTCGTATGGCTTGTGGTTGAACCAGAAGGGGAAATGCATCGCGGATAGCTTCGTTTTGCGCGTCGCCGAAGAGGAATTCGTGGTGTGGGCTCCACGGGTCGAGAACACGACACTTAGGCAACGTATTGATGAGTATATTATTGCCGATGACGTGGAGCTTCTTGGGGCGTCGGCGGGCGTGAGCGGTGCGACGGTGATTTGGGGCGACGGCGCGGCGGCGGTCGTCGCGCAGCGCTTTGGCACTGTGCCAGAGCCAGGCCGTTTCGCGCAGGGGACGGACGGGCTGGTTTTCGGCGGGCGATTTTCGCGGGGCGAGAATTTCGTGTGCCTCACCGCGGATGCGACGGTGACGGTGCGGGAGTTTGAGCAGGCCGGAGCGATGCGCGGCACGCGGGACTCGCTCGAGGCCGAGCGAATTGTCAGTGCACTACCGGCGGTTCCGGACGACATCGGACTGAATGACCTGCCCAACGAGGGCGGATTGGACATCGATGCGATCTCCTACACGAAGGGCTGTTACCTCGGCCAGGAGGTCATGTCGCGGCTGAAGAACCTCGGCCAGGTTCGCCGCCGGCTCATGGTCGTCGCCGGCTCGGGTGCGCGGCCGGCGGTGCTCGCTCAGGTGCAACAGGACGGAAAAGCCGTGGGGCAGATCCGCTCGAGCGCGCGGGTGGGCGACGGGTTCGTCGCGATGGCGATGATTTCGCTCGTGAACTTCAATCGCACCGCGCCGCTGGCGCTGGAGGACGGTCGCCCGTTGGAAGTCCGCCATGGATGAACTGGCAAAACTGACCGCACTCTGCCGCAGCCTGGGTGCGTCCACCGAGGCGCAGGCCGACACGATGGCGCGCCAGCTCCAGAAGCGCGCCGATCAACTCGCCGCCGAGCGCGGCCTGACGCGCGTCGCCGCGATGGAGCATCTGCTCAATCTGGTGATTCACGGCCGACGCGGCGAGACGCCGCCGGGCTTCGCTCCGCCGCGCTCAGAATAGGAAGCGCAGGCTGGCGAAGTAGGGATCGACCCAGCGGTGCAGCACGAAGAAGTAGAGCAGAGCGCCGAGCCCCAGCATCGGTCCGAAGCTCACGTGCACGCCGAACCCCACGCGCTCCGTGCGGGCCCCGTCTGGCGTTTCGAGTCGCGCGCCCGCGGCGGCCTTGCCGAAAAGCTGCTGCCACGCGCCGGCGAAGAGGATCCAGACGCAGCCGATCATCGCTCCGCCGAACATCGCGAACACCGCGCCCTGCCAGCCGACAAACGCGCCCAGCGCACCGAGGAACTTCACGTCGCCGAACCCCATCGCCTCCTTCTTGAGCACCGCCTCGGCGACGAGCGCGATCCACAGCACGAGGCCCGAGCCGACGAACAGCCCGAGCACCGCGTCGAGCGTGCTGCGCAGGCTCGCGACGAAAAACAGCTCATGTGCCTGCCCGTGCAGCGCCGGCAGCGCCGCTGACAACACCACGCCGACCACGCCGCCGCCGATCGTGAACGCATCCGGAATGATCATGTGATCGAGGTCGATGAACGTCGCGCAGATCACGGTCGAGACGAGCACCATGCCGCCGAGTGCCTTCGCCGGCGGGAACAGCATCCAGCAAGCGACAAACAGCGCCGCGGTGAGGAGTTCGATCGCGGGATAGCGGAAGCTGAATTTCCGTCCGCAACACCTCGCGCGTCCACGCAGGATCAGCCAGCTCAGGATCGGAATGTTGTCGTGCCACGCGATCGGTTTGCCGCACGCGCAATGCGAGCCCGGCGTCACCACCGATTCATCCTTCGGGATGCGATAGATGCAGACGTTGAGGAAGCTGCCGACACACGCGCCGAACAGGAAGGCGCAGAGCGGGAAAAACCACGGCCAGACGGCCGCGACTTCGTGGAAGGTGGCGGCGTTCATCGGGCGGCGAGGGCGGCGCGCATGACGTCCGCCGGGACGTCGGCTCCGGTCCAGATTTCGAGGGCGCGCGCGCCTTGGTGCACGAGCATCGAGAGGCCGTTGGCGTGGCGCAGCCCGAGCGCGGCCGCTTCGCGGAGCAGCGCGGTTTGCGGCGGGTTGTAGACCATGTCGTAAACGCTGAGACCGGCGGGCAGGCTCCGCAACGCGATTGGCGGCGGCTCGTCGGGCTTCAGGCCGGCGGAAGTGGCGTTCACCAGCACGGCGCCCGCCGGCAAATCCATGGGAGGCGTCGCGGGATCGAAGCTGCGCAGCGGCGTCGCGCCGGCGAGCGGACGCAACGCGTCGAGCAGCGTGTCGAGGTTGGCGCGCGTGCGGTTGCCGATCCAGAGCGAAGCGCAACCCTGGCGCAGGCACTCGACCGCGGCACCACGCGCGGCGCCGCCGGCTCCGAGCAGGATCACGTGCGCGCCGGCCAGCGAGACGCCGAGATCGGCGTGCAACGCGGTGGCGAGGCCGTAACCGTCGGTGTTGTAACCGCGCCAGCCGGTGGCGGTGCGGCGGAGCGTGTTGACCGCGCCGACACTGCGCGCGCTCGGATCGATCTCGGCGACGAGGTCGAACGCTAGCACTTTGTGCGGGACGGTGAGATTGAGGCCGTGCAACCCGGCGGCGTGCAGCCGGGGCAGCGCCTCGGCGAGGCGCTCGGGCGGCACGTCGAAGCGAAAGTAACGCCACGTCGCGAATTCGCGGTCGCGCGCCGCCATCGTTTGCAGCGCGGCGTTGTGCATGCGCGGGCTGAGCGAGTGGCCGATGGGATGGCCGAGCACGGCGAGCGCGGTGCCGTCGAACGCCCACGCCGCGAGGTGATCGAGCGTCAGGGTCGTTTCGCCGGTCCAGCTATTCATGGGCCCTTTTGCATGGGCGGAAACGCGACCGACGCCGAGAATTATCTTCAGGGGCTGGCGTGGCGTTCGTAGGTGGCGTCGAACTCCGAAACGAAATCGGCGAACATCCGCGCGTGGGCCGCGTCGTCCGCGGCGGCGTAGTGGTTGATGAGGTTGCGGCAGACGCGGCTCAATACCTCGCGCACGGGCGTGGGGGCGAGGTCGGCGAGTTGCGGCGTGTGTTGCAACGAGCGGATGCGTTCAAAGACGTCCTCGGGCGAGAGCAGCTGGCCGCCGTTGAACGCGTCGACGAAGAACGGCCCCTCGGGCTCGTAGCCGCCGACGAGAAAATGTCCGGGGACGCCGACCGGCTCGAGTTCGAGGCCGATGCGTTGGGCGACGAGGAGGTAGACGATCGACAGCGAAATCGGGATGCCGACGCGGCGTGCGAGGACCTGATCGACGAAGCTGTTTTTGGGGTCCGTGTAGTGGTCGACGTTGCCGCGCAGGCCGTATTCCTCGAACAGCACCCGGTTGAGCACGCGCGCTTGCGTGCGCATGGTCGCGGTGCGCGGCATGAGCTTGCGCGCACGGGCGGCGAAGGCGTCGAGCTGCGCGCAGACGGCGACGACATCGAGCGCGGGATTCACCGTGCGGCTGAGGAGCAGGATGCCGGTCTCGAGTTCGTAGTTGAGCGACTGGATGAAGCCACGGAACTCGGCGATCGGGTCGCTGAATTTCAACTCGCGCAGAAACCACGCGGCACTGAGCGCGGCGACGCGGTTGGGGCTGCGCGCGACGTCCTGCAGGAAGGTGCGGCCGGCGTCTCCCAGCTGCGCGAATTGCGCGAGCAAAGCCTGGCGGACGGCTGGAGACTCGTCGTCGAGGAGCGCGACCAGCGCGTCTTTTTCGGAAGGAGTGAGCGTCCTCGGTTCCACGGTTAGGAGCGAAGTCGATTGCCGGAGAGTGGCAACGCGGAATCCGGCCACAGACACACGGCGGGCGTTCCGCTAGTCGCGCGCTCCGAACAGCGCGGTGCCCACGCGCACGAGCGTGCTGCCGGCGGCGATCGCGAGCGCGAAGTCGCCGGACATGCCCATC
This window of the Candidatus Didemnitutus sp. genome carries:
- a CDS encoding prepilin peptidase, translated to MNAATFHEVAAVWPWFFPLCAFLFGACVGSFLNVCIYRIPKDESVVTPGSHCACGKPIAWHDNIPILSWLILRGRARCCGRKFSFRYPAIELLTAALFVACWMLFPPAKALGGMVLVSTVICATFIDLDHMIIPDAFTIGGGVVGVVLSAALPALHGQAHELFFVASLRSTLDAVLGLFVGSGLVLWIALVAEAVLKKEAMGFGDVKFLGALGAFVGWQGAVFAMFGGAMIGCVWILFAGAWQQLFGKAAAGARLETPDGARTERVGFGVHVSFGPMLGLGALLYFFVLHRWVDPYFASLRFLF
- a CDS encoding folate-binding protein YgfZ, with protein sequence MEVASATLRIRGPDSNTFLQGQFTQDLRKPVGAVSYGLWLNQKGKCIADSFVLRVAEEEFVVWAPRVENTTLRQRIDEYIIADDVELLGASAGVSGATVIWGDGAAAVVAQRFGTVPEPGRFAQGTDGLVFGGRFSRGENFVCLTADATVTVREFEQAGAMRGTRDSLEAERIVSALPAVPDDIGLNDLPNEGGLDIDAISYTKGCYLGQEVMSRLKNLGQVRRRLMVVAGSGARPAVLAQVQQDGKAVGQIRSSARVGDGFVAMAMISLVNFNRTAPLALEDGRPLEVRHG
- a CDS encoding malate dehydrogenase → MKAPIRVAVTGAAGQIGYSLLFRIASGAMFGPDQPVILQLIEAPIEKALKALEGVAMELDDCAFPLLKGIVQTSDASVGFKDANWCLLVGAKPRGPGMERADLLKDNGKIFIEQGRIIDAVAAADARIAVVGNPANTNCMIAASQAKRLPADRFTAMVRLDQNRAQTQLAKKAGVDLTEVKDIFIYGNHSPTMFPAFAHATISGKPAAAVINDDAWLQGPFCETVGKRGAAIIAARGASSAASAANALVDHVRSLVTPGAIHSIAVKSNGLYGFDPEVWAGMPVRTTTPGSYEVITGYAMDDFAKSKLAATNKELVEERAFVAEMIK
- the aroE gene encoding shikimate dehydrogenase, whose amino-acid sequence is MNSWTGETTLTLDHLAAWAFDGTALAVLGHPIGHSLSPRMHNAALQTMAARDREFATWRYFRFDVPPERLAEALPRLHAAGLHGLNLTVPHKVLAFDLVAEIDPSARSVGAVNTLRRTATGWRGYNTDGYGLATALHADLGVSLAGAHVILLGAGGAARGAAVECLRQGCASLWIGNRTRANLDTLLDALRPLAGATPLRSFDPATPPMDLPAGAVLVNATSAGLKPDEPPPIALRSLPAGLSVYDMVYNPPQTALLREAAALGLRHANGLSMLVHQGARALEIWTGADVPADVMRAALAAR
- a CDS encoding acyl-CoA dehydrogenase; translation: MTTPAKKPSFRWEDPFLLEDQLTEEERMVRDSARDFCQGQLMPGIIEANRHEKFDRGIISGFGELGLLGATIQGYDCAGVSYVAYGLIAREVERVDSGYRSVMSVQSSLVMFPIHAYGSEEQRQKFLPRLAKGELVGCFGLTEPGSGSDPGSMSTRARRTEGGFKLSGAKTWITNSPIADVFVVWAKDDDGEIRGFILEKGMAGLTAPKIEGKFSLRASPTGMIMMDDVFVPDANLLPNVKGLKGPLGCLTKARYGIAWGALGAAEFCWHAARQYTLDRKQFGRPLAATQLIQLKLANMQTEIALALQGALRVGRLMDEGRATPEMVSLIKRNSCGKALEIARLARDMHGGNGIVDEFHVIRHVMNLESVNTYEGTHDIHALILGRAQTGIQAFGPE
- a CDS encoding transglutaminase family protein, yielding MEPRTLTPSEKDALVALLDDESPAVRQALLAQFAQLGDAGRTFLQDVARSPNRVAALSAAWFLRELKFSDPIAEFRGFIQSLNYELETGILLLSRTVNPALDVVAVCAQLDAFAARARKLMPRTATMRTQARVLNRVLFEEYGLRGNVDHYTDPKNSFVDQVLARRVGIPISLSIVYLLVAQRIGLELEPVGVPGHFLVGGYEPEGPFFVDAFNGGQLLSPEDVFERIRSLQHTPQLADLAPTPVREVLSRVCRNLINHYAAADDAAHARMFADFVSEFDATYERHASP
- a CDS encoding (deoxy)nucleoside triphosphate pyrophosphohydrolase, whose protein sequence is MNQPVPVVCAVIEKDGLVLLAQRPPGKLLALKWEFAGGKVEPGEDPATAIVREIREELGCEIAIARALPRFTHDYGRVVIEMIPFVCRLASGSPAPHPHEHVALAWAKLDDLATYDLAAADYPVIDAYRATR
- a CDS encoding 3-deoxy-7-phosphoheptulonate synthase: MQRTSDINVLETRTLPSPAQLLAELPKTDAQSELIARAREDIHRVIFTDDRRFLFVVGPCSIHDPEAGRDYARRLATLSRQVSDRILIVMRVYFEKPRTTVGWKGLIMDPHLDGSHDIAAGLRLARTFLRDVLDLGLPTATELLDPITPQYIADLICWSAIGARTAESQTHRQMASGLSMPLGFKNGTDGSIQTAINAIRAAAHPQTFLGINLDGASSVIVTRGNPNCHVVLRGGTSGPNFSPEHIARTEHLLAAAKLPKSILVDCSHDNSAKKPELQPDVLRAVLEQIAAGNTSIMGAMVESNLGAGNQPFPQPLDKLRYGVSITDGCIDWDTTERLVREIHAALAPRFA